The Streptomyces sp. RKAG293 genome includes a region encoding these proteins:
- a CDS encoding DinB family protein has protein sequence MPTLVRTGKTGEQGERDALLAFLEAQRGALRRAVLGLTDEQAASRPSASELSLSGLIKHALGCEDNWVQTTLMGRPPARKRDESNWHEDFQLVGDETVAGVLEEYEAVARQTEQTILGLPDLERSVPLPEAPWFPAGMRVNARWVLLHLIEEAARHAGHADVIRESLDGKTSYVLIAEESGKAF, from the coding sequence ATGCCGACACTGGTGCGCACGGGAAAGACCGGCGAACAGGGCGAACGGGATGCCCTGCTGGCCTTCCTGGAGGCACAGCGCGGCGCCCTGCGCCGGGCCGTCCTCGGCCTGACCGACGAGCAGGCCGCGTCCCGGCCGAGCGCGAGCGAGCTGTCGCTGAGCGGGTTGATCAAGCACGCGCTGGGCTGCGAGGACAACTGGGTCCAGACCACGCTGATGGGGCGGCCGCCCGCCCGCAAGCGCGACGAGTCGAACTGGCACGAGGACTTCCAGCTGGTCGGCGACGAGACCGTGGCCGGGGTGCTGGAGGAGTACGAGGCCGTGGCACGGCAGACCGAGCAGACCATCCTCGGCCTGCCGGACCTGGAGCGAAGCGTCCCGCTGCCGGAGGCGCCGTGGTTCCCGGCCGGCATGCGGGTCAACGCCCGCTGGGTGCTGCTGCACCTCATCGAGGAGGCGGCCCGGCACGCCGGACACGCGGACGTCATCCGCGAGTCGCTGGACGGGAAGACGTCGTACGTGCTGATCGCCGAGGAGAGCGGCAAGGCGTTCTGA
- the soxR gene encoding redox-sensitive transcriptional activator SoxR encodes MTQLPWNAKEATVGELSDRSGVPPSALRFYEREGLIRSRRTSGNQRRYSRDTLRRVAFIRVSQRVGIPLARIREVLGLLPEGRTPNRADWANVSECWRDDLNSRIAQLEQLRDHLTDCIGCGCLSIDKCQLANPHDALGEQGPGPRRLLGT; translated from the coding sequence ATGACCCAACTCCCCTGGAACGCCAAGGAAGCCACTGTCGGTGAACTCTCCGACCGCAGCGGCGTCCCCCCGTCCGCGCTGCGCTTCTACGAGCGCGAGGGGCTCATCCGCAGCCGGCGCACCTCGGGGAACCAGCGCCGCTACAGCCGCGACACGCTGCGCCGGGTCGCGTTCATCCGGGTCTCGCAGCGGGTCGGCATCCCGCTGGCGCGGATCCGCGAGGTCCTCGGTCTGCTGCCGGAAGGGCGGACGCCGAACCGCGCGGACTGGGCGAACGTCTCGGAGTGCTGGCGCGACGACCTGAACAGCCGGATCGCCCAGCTGGAGCAGTTGCGGGACCACCTCACCGACTGCATCGGCTGCGGCTGTCTGTCGATCGACAAGTGCCAGCTGGCCAATCCGCACGACGCCCTCGGCGAGCAGGGGCCGGGCCCGCGCCGGCTGCTCGGCACCTGA
- a CDS encoding YciI family protein: protein MRYMMMLRIEENTDMVPSEQLMEDMGKLIEEMTKAGVLLDTGGLRPTAESTRIQLSGGKLTVIDGPFAEAKEVIGGYAMIEVKSKEEALEWASRFLRIHGDEWEIVSEIRQIEGPND from the coding sequence ATGCGCTACATGATGATGCTGAGGATCGAAGAGAACACCGACATGGTCCCCAGCGAGCAGCTGATGGAGGACATGGGCAAGCTCATCGAGGAGATGACGAAGGCCGGGGTGCTCCTCGACACCGGCGGTCTGCGGCCGACCGCGGAAAGCACCCGCATCCAGCTCTCCGGCGGCAAGCTGACCGTGATCGACGGGCCCTTCGCCGAGGCGAAGGAGGTCATCGGCGGGTACGCGATGATCGAGGTGAAGAGCAAGGAGGAGGCGCTGGAATGGGCCTCGCGCTTCCTGCGGATCCACGGTGACGAATGGGAGATCGTGTCGGAGATCCGGCAGATCGAGGGGCCGAACGACTGA
- a CDS encoding RNA polymerase sigma factor, whose amino-acid sequence MTEPSARPSARSDAHRAIEAVWRIESARLIAGLVRLVRDIGLAEELAQDALVAALEQWPGSGVPDNPGAWLMATAKHRAIDLLRRKERLARKIDVLGHEMETAGRGEAADVEAVLDGDIEDDLLRLVFTACHPVLSTEARVALTLRLLGGLRTEEIARAFLVPESTVAQRIVRAKKTLAEARVPFEVPAGPELGDRLASVLEVIYLVFNEGYAATAGDDLMRPALCAEALRLGRVLAGLMPKEPEVHGLVALMEIQTSRSAARTGPEGEPVLLLDQDRSRWDLLLIRRGFAALERAAVLGGLPGPYALQGAIAAGHARARTPEETDWRSIAGLYEQLAARAPSPVVELNRAVALAMAYGPATGLELVDTLTSEPSLAGYHLLPTVRGDLLARLGRYEEAGQEFTRAAALTRNARERTLLEQRVAECDRRRAGTAPAG is encoded by the coding sequence ATGACGGAACCCAGCGCCCGCCCCAGCGCCCGCTCCGACGCCCACCGTGCGATCGAGGCGGTATGGAGGATCGAGTCGGCGCGGCTCATCGCCGGTCTCGTACGGCTGGTACGCGACATCGGCCTCGCCGAGGAGCTGGCGCAGGACGCCCTCGTCGCGGCGCTGGAGCAGTGGCCCGGGTCGGGCGTCCCGGACAATCCGGGCGCCTGGCTCATGGCCACCGCGAAGCACCGCGCGATCGACCTCCTGCGCCGTAAGGAACGGCTCGCCCGCAAGATCGACGTGCTCGGGCACGAGATGGAGACCGCGGGGCGCGGTGAGGCGGCCGACGTCGAGGCCGTTCTCGACGGTGACATCGAGGACGATCTGCTGCGGCTGGTCTTCACCGCCTGCCATCCGGTGCTCTCCACCGAGGCGCGCGTCGCCCTCACGCTGCGGCTGCTGGGCGGGCTGAGGACCGAGGAGATCGCGCGCGCGTTCCTCGTCCCGGAGTCGACGGTCGCCCAGCGGATCGTGCGGGCCAAGAAGACGCTCGCCGAGGCCCGCGTGCCCTTCGAGGTGCCGGCCGGGCCGGAGCTGGGCGACCGGCTGGCGTCCGTCCTCGAGGTCATCTACCTGGTGTTCAACGAGGGGTACGCGGCGACCGCAGGCGACGACCTGATGCGTCCCGCGCTCTGCGCGGAGGCGCTGCGGCTGGGCCGCGTGCTGGCCGGGCTCATGCCGAAGGAGCCCGAGGTGCACGGCCTCGTCGCGCTCATGGAGATCCAGACGTCCCGGTCGGCGGCCAGAACGGGACCGGAGGGCGAGCCGGTCCTGCTGCTCGACCAGGACCGTTCGCGCTGGGACCTGCTGCTCATCCGCCGCGGGTTCGCCGCGCTGGAGCGGGCCGCCGTGCTCGGCGGGCTGCCCGGCCCGTACGCGCTGCAGGGCGCGATCGCCGCCGGCCACGCCCGCGCCCGCACCCCGGAGGAGACCGACTGGCGGTCGATCGCCGGGCTCTACGAACAGCTCGCCGCGCGCGCTCCGTCACCCGTCGTGGAGCTGAACCGCGCGGTCGCCCTCGCCATGGCGTACGGACCGGCCACCGGGCTGGAGCTCGTCGACACGCTGACCTCCGAGCCGTCCCTGGCCGGCTACCACCTGCTGCCGACCGTCCGCGGCGATCTCCTCGCCCGGCTCGGCCGCTACGAGGAGGCAGGTCAGGAGTTCACCCGCGCCGCCGCCCTCACCCGCAACGCCCGCGAGCGCACCCTGCTGGAACAGCGGGTGGCGGAGTGCGACCGCCGAAGGGCCGGAACCGCCCCGGCGGGGTGA
- a CDS encoding helix-turn-helix transcriptional regulator, which translates to MASLNVGNVGEYLREQRRNAQLSLRQLADAAGVSNPYLSQIERGLRKPSAEILQQLAKALRISAETLYVQAGMLEERDRDELEVHAAILADPTINERQKQVLIQIYESFRKENAVVEEPVPAEPMPAGSMPADPSPADPMPAAPVQPKTA; encoded by the coding sequence ATGGCTTCACTGAACGTCGGCAACGTCGGCGAGTACCTGCGGGAGCAGCGGCGCAATGCGCAGCTGTCGCTGCGGCAGCTCGCGGACGCCGCCGGGGTCTCGAACCCCTACCTCAGCCAGATCGAGCGCGGGCTGCGCAAGCCCAGCGCCGAGATCCTGCAGCAGCTCGCTAAGGCGCTGCGGATCTCCGCGGAGACCCTGTACGTCCAGGCCGGAATGCTCGAGGAGCGCGACCGGGACGAGCTGGAGGTCCACGCGGCGATCCTGGCCGATCCGACGATCAACGAGCGGCAGAAGCAGGTGCTGATCCAGATCTACGAGTCGTTCCGCAAGGAGAACGCCGTGGTGGAGGAGCCGGTGCCCGCGGAACCGATGCCGGCGGGCTCGATGCCGGCGGACCCGTCGCCGGCGGACCCGATGCCGGCGGCCCCGGTGCAGCCGAAGACCGCTTGA
- a CDS encoding DUF2516 family protein, translating to MLITGFFGVLALLSWALFLFALFAFIDSAVRREDAYRAADKKTKPFWLIVLGLAAVVMKFFSIFSFLPVIGLIAVIVYMVDVRPALKQVSGGGRGGRRGGGSSSDGPYGPFSR from the coding sequence GTGCTGATCACGGGGTTCTTCGGGGTTCTGGCCCTGTTGTCATGGGCGCTGTTCCTCTTCGCGCTCTTCGCGTTCATCGACTCCGCGGTCCGCCGCGAGGACGCCTACCGCGCGGCCGACAAGAAGACCAAGCCGTTCTGGCTGATCGTTCTCGGGCTCGCCGCCGTGGTGATGAAGTTCTTCTCGATCTTCTCGTTCCTGCCGGTCATCGGCCTGATCGCGGTGATCGTCTACATGGTCGACGTCCGCCCGGCCCTGAAGCAGGTCTCCGGCGGCGGCCGGGGCGGCCGGCGCGGTGGCGGCAGCAGCAGCGACGGCCCGTACGGACCGTTCAGCCGCTGA
- a CDS encoding response regulator: MTATEVPRAGEADGFAVLPVPRQRQDASVPALTLLVIGDDPAGTFTAPELLDGAGTRVRIRRARNLTEAERLLTDDVHCVLLVLDGDGLESLRRLLRLAPSTAVLVLTGDGAGEVGEPGEAVRIGAQDHLSRDELDGSHLTRAIRYAVERKRADLAQRQLTETRLLAQENSRLERGLLPTPLLDGADLRFAARYRPGRSRALLGGDFYDTVRTSDGTVHAMIGDVCGHGPDAAALGVELRIAWRALTFAGLSGDLLLSTLQKVLENERADDEIFATLCTLDIAPDGGRADLYLAGHPAPLLTGADGVPRLLPYEAGGPALGLLPQAAWSRIEVELGTSWSLMLYTDGLIEGRIGQGTQRLGQDGMIGMITRQLAGGLRGEDLLDAAVTEARELNGGELTDDVAVVLLDRVAPARILGLPAQIQRSSG; encoded by the coding sequence ATGACCGCAACAGAGGTACCGCGCGCCGGTGAGGCGGACGGCTTCGCCGTGCTGCCCGTGCCCCGGCAGCGCCAGGACGCCTCCGTGCCGGCGCTGACGCTGCTGGTCATCGGTGACGATCCGGCGGGCACCTTCACCGCGCCCGAGCTGCTCGACGGCGCCGGGACCCGGGTGCGCATCCGCAGGGCCCGCAATCTCACCGAGGCCGAGCGGCTGCTCACCGACGACGTGCACTGCGTGCTGCTGGTCCTCGACGGCGACGGGCTGGAGAGCCTGCGCCGGCTGCTGCGCCTCGCGCCCAGCACGGCCGTCCTCGTGCTGACCGGCGATGGTGCGGGCGAGGTGGGCGAGCCCGGTGAGGCGGTACGGATCGGCGCGCAGGACCATCTCTCGCGCGACGAGCTCGACGGCTCCCATCTGACCCGGGCGATCCGTTACGCCGTCGAGCGCAAGCGCGCCGACCTCGCACAGCGCCAGCTCACCGAGACCCGGCTGCTCGCCCAGGAGAACTCCCGGCTGGAACGCGGACTGCTCCCCACCCCCCTGCTGGACGGCGCGGATCTGCGGTTCGCGGCCAGGTACCGGCCGGGGCGCAGCCGCGCACTGCTCGGCGGCGACTTCTACGACACGGTGCGCACCTCGGACGGCACGGTGCACGCGATGATCGGCGATGTCTGCGGGCACGGCCCGGACGCGGCCGCGCTCGGTGTCGAACTGCGGATCGCCTGGCGGGCGTTGACGTTCGCCGGGCTCAGTGGCGACCTGCTGCTGAGCACCCTGCAGAAGGTGCTGGAGAACGAGCGCGCCGACGACGAGATCTTCGCGACGCTCTGCACGCTGGACATCGCGCCGGACGGCGGGCGCGCCGATCTGTATCTGGCCGGGCACCCGGCCCCGCTGCTGACCGGCGCCGACGGAGTGCCGCGGCTGCTGCCGTACGAGGCGGGCGGCCCGGCGCTCGGGCTGCTGCCGCAGGCCGCGTGGAGCCGGATCGAGGTCGAACTGGGCACGTCCTGGAGCCTGATGCTCTACACCGACGGGCTGATCGAGGGCCGGATCGGCCAGGGCACCCAGCGGCTCGGCCAGGACGGGATGATCGGGATGATCACCCGCCAGCTGGCCGGCGGGCTGCGCGGTGAGGACCTGCTGGACGCGGCCGTCACCGAGGCACGCGAGCTGAACGGCGGGGAGCTGACGGACGATGTGGCCGTCGTGCTGCTCGACCGCGTCGCCCCGGCCCGGATCCTCGGCCTGCCGGCCCAGATCCAGCGGTCCAGCGGCTGA
- a CDS encoding C40 family peptidase yields MAAKPSRSATVLCTALLCAAATLAVPGAAHADRPRTLAQVQAEVNTLYRQAEAATESFNAAEEKVLAQQQNLVSLAISLDSAQTRLGTLNDQVGAMARAQYRGGGMPDEIQLALSSDPDTFLDDASLAERGARAANTTISDLKSTKAALDGYAHAATAEWEALVETRKKSAAAKARVESRLAQAKALLASLKEQERLRLQRLEDETAYQAQLAWTRSDEAKKLAQLPKAAGDASAQGRRAVAFAAAQIGRPYEWGADGPSSYDCSGLTQQAWAAAGRNIPRTSQEQWRLLPHVPVDLMRPGDLIIYFDDASHVGMYVGDGAIVHAPRPGRNVTMAGAGSMRILGVVRPG; encoded by the coding sequence ATGGCGGCGAAACCATCGCGCAGCGCGACCGTCCTGTGTACGGCCCTGCTCTGCGCGGCAGCGACGCTGGCGGTGCCCGGGGCGGCGCACGCCGACCGGCCCAGGACGCTCGCCCAGGTGCAGGCCGAGGTGAACACCCTCTACCGCCAGGCGGAAGCCGCCACCGAGTCGTTCAACGCGGCCGAGGAGAAGGTACTCGCGCAGCAGCAGAACCTGGTCTCCCTCGCCATCTCGCTGGACAGCGCCCAGACGCGGCTCGGCACGCTGAACGACCAGGTGGGGGCGATGGCGCGGGCGCAGTACCGCGGCGGTGGGATGCCGGACGAGATACAGCTCGCGCTGTCCTCCGACCCCGACACGTTCCTGGACGACGCGAGCCTGGCGGAACGCGGGGCGCGGGCCGCGAACACCACCATCAGCGACCTCAAGTCCACCAAGGCGGCGCTGGACGGCTACGCCCACGCGGCCACCGCCGAATGGGAGGCCCTGGTCGAGACCCGGAAGAAGTCCGCGGCCGCCAAGGCCCGGGTCGAGTCGCGGCTCGCGCAGGCGAAGGCGCTGCTGGCCTCGTTGAAGGAGCAGGAGCGCCTGCGGCTGCAACGGCTGGAGGACGAGACCGCGTACCAGGCGCAGTTGGCGTGGACGCGGAGCGACGAGGCGAAGAAGCTGGCACAACTGCCCAAGGCGGCGGGCGACGCGAGCGCGCAGGGCCGGCGGGCGGTGGCGTTCGCGGCGGCGCAGATCGGCAGGCCGTACGAGTGGGGCGCGGACGGGCCGTCCTCGTACGACTGCTCCGGGCTGACCCAGCAGGCGTGGGCGGCGGCGGGCCGGAACATTCCACGGACGTCGCAGGAGCAGTGGCGGCTGCTGCCGCACGTGCCGGTCGACCTGATGCGTCCCGGGGACCTGATCATCTACTTCGACGACGCCAGCCACGTCGGGATGTACGTCGGGGACGGCGCGATCGTGCACGCCCCGCGGCCCGGCCGGAACGTCACCATGGCGGGGGCGGGCTCCATGCGGATCCTCGGCGTGGTCCGTCCCGGGTGA
- a CDS encoding class I SAM-dependent methyltransferase, with the protein MARPVGTITRGTTNPNRLRRMDRWIAFAHGAELRRAADPVAVDLGYGAAPWTAVELLGRLRTVRPDAEVVGLEIDPARVAAAEPYRRDGLTFAHGGFEVTLPGGTTRSGPGGGRRPVLIRAANVLRQYDEDEVPAVWDRLRARLAPGGLLVEGTCDEIGRRHVWVAIGPEGPRTVTFATRLGSLDRPSDLAERLPKALIHRNVPGEPVHAFLSEFDRAWATAAPFASLGARQRWIRSVRLLAESGWPVTDRADRWRQGEVTVRWEALAPRGAQA; encoded by the coding sequence ATGGCGAGACCCGTCGGCACCATCACCCGAGGCACCACCAATCCGAACCGGCTGCGCCGGATGGACCGGTGGATCGCGTTCGCGCACGGGGCCGAGCTGCGGCGGGCGGCCGATCCGGTGGCGGTGGACCTCGGGTACGGGGCGGCGCCGTGGACGGCCGTCGAGCTGCTGGGGCGGCTGCGTACCGTCCGGCCCGATGCCGAGGTGGTCGGGCTGGAGATCGACCCGGCCCGGGTCGCCGCGGCGGAGCCGTACCGGCGGGACGGGCTGACGTTCGCGCACGGCGGCTTCGAAGTGACGCTGCCCGGAGGCACCACCCGGAGCGGGCCTGGGGGAGGTCGACGGCCGGTGCTGATCCGGGCGGCGAACGTGCTGCGGCAGTACGACGAGGACGAGGTGCCGGCCGTCTGGGACCGGCTGCGGGCCCGGCTGGCGCCCGGCGGGCTGCTCGTGGAGGGCACCTGCGACGAGATCGGCCGCCGGCACGTGTGGGTGGCGATCGGGCCGGAGGGGCCGCGCACGGTGACGTTCGCGACCCGGCTGGGATCGCTGGACCGGCCGTCCGATCTGGCGGAGCGGCTGCCGAAGGCGCTGATCCACCGGAACGTCCCGGGCGAACCGGTGCACGCGTTCCTGTCGGAGTTCGACCGGGCGTGGGCGACGGCGGCGCCGTTCGCGTCGCTCGGCGCGCGACAGCGCTGGATCCGCAGTGTGCGCCTCCTGGCGGAGAGCGGCTGGCCCGTCACGGACCGCGCGGACCGCTGGCGGCAGGGCGAGGTCACGGTGCGCTGGGAGGCGCTGGCGCCGCGCGGGGCGCAGGCCTGA
- the mshA gene encoding D-inositol-3-phosphate glycosyltransferase, producing MTQHMARLGALRGYAQSRGHAQSRRLRWPAHGRNAPRRVAMLSVHTSPLDQPGTGDAGGMNVYIVELAKRLAEINIEVEIFTRATTGALPPTVELAPGVLVRHIDAGPYEGLAKEELPAQLCAFTHGVMQAEAGHRPGHYDLVHSHYWLSGHVGWLAAERWGVPLVHAMHTMAKVKNAALAEGDTPEPAARVIGETQIVEAADRLIANTDEEADELVRHYGAQPAKVAVVHPGVNLDRFRPADGRAAARDRLGLPQDAVIPLFAGRIQPLKAPDVLLRAIAVLLDEDPSLRERLVVPVVGGPSGSGLSKPERLHKLAARLGVSDVVRFQPPVDQQRLADWYRAATVLVMPSYSESFGLVAIEAQACGTPVIAAAVGGLSVAVRDGETGFLVPGHDPADYARALRRFIDQPHLGEQLGEAAARHAQAFGWGRAAASTADVYTDAMQEHRRHLRSAHG from the coding sequence GTGACCCAGCACATGGCACGGCTCGGTGCCCTGCGCGGCTACGCGCAATCGCGTGGTCACGCGCAGTCGCGCCGACTGCGCTGGCCCGCCCACGGCCGCAACGCGCCACGCCGAGTGGCGATGCTCAGCGTGCACACCTCGCCCCTCGACCAGCCCGGCACCGGCGACGCCGGCGGGATGAACGTCTACATCGTGGAGCTCGCGAAGCGCCTCGCCGAGATCAACATCGAGGTCGAGATCTTCACCCGCGCCACCACCGGCGCCCTGCCGCCCACGGTGGAGCTCGCCCCCGGCGTCCTCGTCCGGCACATCGACGCCGGCCCCTACGAGGGGCTGGCCAAGGAGGAGCTGCCCGCCCAGCTCTGCGCCTTCACCCACGGGGTGATGCAGGCCGAGGCCGGCCACCGCCCCGGCCATTACGACCTCGTGCACTCGCACTACTGGCTGTCCGGCCATGTCGGGTGGCTCGCGGCCGAGCGCTGGGGCGTCCCCCTCGTGCACGCCATGCACACCATGGCGAAGGTCAAGAACGCCGCGCTCGCCGAGGGCGACACCCCCGAGCCGGCCGCCCGCGTGATCGGCGAGACCCAGATCGTGGAGGCCGCCGACCGGCTGATCGCGAACACCGACGAAGAGGCGGACGAGCTGGTCCGCCACTACGGCGCGCAGCCGGCCAAGGTGGCCGTCGTCCATCCGGGGGTGAACCTGGACCGGTTCCGCCCGGCCGACGGCCGGGCCGCCGCCCGGGACCGCCTCGGTCTGCCGCAGGACGCCGTGATCCCGCTGTTCGCGGGCCGCATCCAGCCGCTCAAGGCCCCTGACGTGCTGCTCCGCGCCATCGCGGTCCTCCTGGACGAGGACCCTTCACTGCGCGAGCGGCTGGTCGTCCCGGTGGTCGGCGGCCCCAGCGGCAGCGGCCTCAGCAAGCCGGAGCGGCTGCACAAACTGGCCGCGCGGCTCGGTGTGAGCGACGTCGTACGGTTCCAGCCGCCGGTCGACCAGCAGCGGCTCGCCGACTGGTACCGGGCCGCGACGGTGCTGGTGATGCCCTCGTACAGCGAGTCCTTCGGCCTGGTCGCGATCGAGGCGCAGGCCTGCGGCACCCCGGTGATCGCCGCGGCCGTCGGCGGGCTGTCGGTGGCGGTCAGGGACGGCGAGACCGGCTTCCTGGTCCCCGGCCACGACCCGGCCGACTACGCGCGGGCGCTGCGCCGCTTCATCGACCAGCCGCACCTCGGCGAACAGCTGGGGGAGGCCGCCGCCCGGCACGCCCAGGCGTTCGGCTGGGGGAGGGCGGCGGCGTCGACCGCCGACGTCTACACCGACGCGATGCAGGAACACCGCCGTCACCTACGATCGGCTCATGGCTGA
- a CDS encoding YbjN domain-containing protein, which produces MAEQRQTARAGQAEQAARDTVERALKEAGLEWESPQPGTFVAKIPGTRKLSTTCSLIVGKHTLSLNAFVVRHPDENQEAVYRWLLERNLRLYGVSYAIDRLGDVYLTGRIPLTAVTADEVDRLLGAVLENADGSFNTLLELGFAASIRKEYAWRVSRGESTRNLDAFTHLTGADKPPATDD; this is translated from the coding sequence ATGGCTGAGCAGCGGCAGACAGCACGAGCGGGACAGGCCGAGCAGGCCGCCCGCGACACCGTCGAGCGGGCGCTCAAGGAGGCCGGGCTGGAGTGGGAGAGCCCGCAGCCCGGCACCTTCGTCGCCAAGATCCCCGGCACCCGCAAGCTGTCCACTACCTGCTCGCTGATCGTCGGCAAGCACACGCTCTCCCTCAACGCGTTCGTCGTCCGGCACCCCGACGAGAACCAGGAAGCGGTCTACCGCTGGCTGCTGGAGCGCAACCTCCGGCTGTACGGGGTGAGTTACGCGATCGACCGGCTCGGCGACGTCTATCTCACCGGCCGGATCCCGCTCACCGCCGTGACCGCCGACGAGGTCGACCGGCTGCTCGGCGCGGTCCTGGAGAACGCGGACGGCTCGTTCAACACGCTCCTCGAACTCGGATTCGCGGCTTCGATCCGCAAGGAGTACGCCTGGCGCGTGTCGCGCGGTGAGTCGACGCGCAACCTGGACGCGTTCACACATCTGACCGGCGCTGACAAACCGCCGGCGACGGACGACTGA
- a CDS encoding glycoside hydrolase family 55 protein produces MTISRRRLLTGAIQVSTAAVAATALGGRTAFAAAPPSTGVPSPLWAEFKAAPYTHPQIPNVARAGYNGGERNFPRRPVRANVLQYGAKPDGSADAAPAINRAIADVGKRGGGTVLLPRGTYRIDDVIQLGWSNVTLRGEGSGTTKLFATRSLTEIIGAYGSRYGGNKSSWSWAGGLVWVCPRERYRTLTDAIKAKAWPFEGWTGNKRDEWQTLATITAVAKQGDFTVTVDDPSRLRRGDRVLLQLADDAAHSLLDHMAGDVDGAASYDWSDKTKVLSYVPYEWPARVTGIRGHRVTLDRPLPLDTRLGWAPKLTTLIDPVVNSGVEGLTIEMVETPQAQHLLDTGYNGLVLQCAWDCWADDVHAVNVDNGFLLVAAKASTLRRTRVSGRGSHHPYCCREGSHDNLIEDFAIDQRTVIPAPAGTQLHGINVEGLSSYNVWSRGRMDMGTFDTHRGLPFANLRTEITVVNDGQHGGDASAGPLYGARFTHWNVTVANGRAGCIKIDDIAPYSATVGISEVTPFGQIDVPDFTGPLHSRLESYGTPAVTPPNLYEAQRHLNGCS; encoded by the coding sequence ATGACGATCAGTCGTAGGAGACTGCTCACGGGAGCCATTCAGGTCAGCACGGCGGCGGTGGCCGCCACCGCGCTCGGCGGCCGCACCGCCTTCGCGGCGGCACCGCCGTCGACCGGCGTGCCGTCCCCCCTCTGGGCGGAGTTCAAGGCCGCGCCCTACACCCACCCGCAGATCCCGAACGTCGCCCGCGCGGGCTACAACGGCGGCGAGCGGAACTTCCCCCGCCGCCCCGTCCGCGCCAACGTCCTGCAGTACGGCGCCAAGCCGGACGGCTCCGCCGACGCCGCACCCGCCATCAACCGGGCCATCGCCGACGTCGGCAAGCGCGGCGGCGGCACGGTCCTGCTGCCGCGCGGCACCTACCGGATCGACGACGTCATCCAGCTCGGCTGGAGCAACGTCACCCTGCGCGGCGAAGGCAGCGGCACCACCAAGCTCTTCGCGACGCGCTCGCTCACCGAGATCATCGGCGCCTACGGCAGCCGCTACGGCGGCAACAAGTCGTCCTGGTCCTGGGCCGGCGGCCTGGTGTGGGTCTGCCCGCGCGAGCGCTACCGCACCCTCACCGACGCGATCAAGGCCAAGGCCTGGCCGTTCGAGGGCTGGACCGGCAACAAGCGCGATGAGTGGCAGACCCTCGCCACCATCACGGCCGTCGCGAAGCAGGGCGACTTCACCGTCACCGTCGACGACCCGTCCCGCCTCCGGCGCGGCGACCGCGTCCTGCTCCAGCTCGCGGACGACGCCGCGCACAGCCTGCTGGACCACATGGCGGGCGACGTGGACGGCGCCGCCAGCTACGACTGGTCCGACAAGACCAAGGTGCTCTCGTACGTCCCCTACGAGTGGCCGGCCCGCGTCACCGGCATCCGCGGCCACCGCGTCACCCTCGACCGGCCGCTGCCGCTCGACACGCGCCTGGGCTGGGCCCCGAAGCTGACGACGCTCATCGACCCCGTGGTCAACTCCGGTGTCGAGGGCCTCACCATCGAGATGGTGGAGACCCCGCAGGCCCAGCATCTGCTCGACACGGGCTACAACGGCCTGGTCCTGCAGTGCGCTTGGGACTGCTGGGCGGACGACGTGCATGCCGTCAACGTCGACAACGGCTTCCTGCTCGTCGCCGCGAAGGCCTCGACGCTCCGCCGCACCCGCGTCTCCGGGCGCGGCAGCCACCACCCGTACTGCTGCCGCGAGGGCTCCCACGACAACCTGATCGAGGACTTCGCCATCGACCAGCGCACCGTCATCCCCGCCCCGGCGGGCACCCAGCTGCACGGCATCAACGTCGAGGGCCTGTCCAGCTACAACGTCTGGTCGCGCGGGCGGATGGACATGGGGACGTTCGACACCCACCGCGGGCTGCCGTTCGCCAACCTCCGCACCGAGATCACCGTCGTCAACGACGGCCAGCACGGCGGCGACGCCAGCGCGGGGCCGCTCTACGGCGCCCGCTTCACCCACTGGAACGTCACCGTCGCCAACGGCCGCGCGGGCTGCATCAAGATCGACGACATCGCCCCGTACAGCGCCACGGTGGGCATCTCCGAGGTCACCCCGTTCGGCCAGATCGACGTCCCGGACTTCACCGGCCCGCTCCACTCCCGCCTGGAGTCCTACGGCACCCCGGCGGTCACCCCGCCGAACCTCTACGAGGCCCAGCGCCACCTCAACGGCTGCTCCTGA